In Mus pahari unplaced genomic scaffold, PAHARI_EIJ_v1.1 scaffold_14190_1, whole genome shotgun sequence, the genomic window GTGGTGTTTCAAGGGGCTAATTTTACACTCATTTCACTTCCCTGGTGGGATTTATTCCTAGGACTGGTTTATGAGTCTATTATGAGTGGAGTTGATTCCTAGTTTCTTCATGGCTTGCTTTCTGTGCTATGTAGGCAGGCTAGTCATTTTTCATGATCTTTTTTTATTGATCTCAATTATATTTAGAATGCAAAACAATTAAACACATTAATTAAGAGTAGATGATAATTATATGACATCCTAAAAATCAGATGCTAAATTAATCCAGGAAATAATTTGTCAAAGTAGACTAAGGAATATGACAGGAACAGGATTCTCTGGCTTTCCACTGCACAGCATGCTGTCTATACATCCAGAAGAATACTGCATACTGGAGaggagaagatgaaaagatttaGGGTTTGTCTAAATACTGtgcaatgtatgtgtgtatcctcTCTGATATTTAGAAACTGTTCATTTGTACAACATTTATAGTGTAGGCtctaatgttaaaaatattttataatgttaaaGAGATATCAAATTAAATAATCCAAAGTGTCTTATGATTCAAATTTATTTGACTACAAAATAAATTAGTTACAAATGATAATTTGGTACATGAAAAATTTAAGAGTGAAATATTTAGCATAATTaccttaaattatattaatagcataataaataaataaataataaataaataaataaataagaataaatggaTGCAGATACAAACATGGTTTTACATATTGAAAATAATTGCTCAATATAGCTGAAACTTCTAGGCAGGTTGTTTCTTTCATATGAGAGAGTTATGAGAGTTTTTAACGGAGAACTTATATAGTGAGATGCAGTGTTCTAGTCCAGAAAAGTCCTCTCCACACTCTGTCCCAGGCCTCACTCCTCCTCCTTACTCAGTCTTGCCAGCAGCTTGGCTGAGGAAGACAGGGCTCTCCAGACTTCTGCTCTGACCACTTCCCAGGCACAGGggctgtgtttcttctttctcaggtACACAGAGATCCTGTGGAAGTATATTCTCACAGCCAGGGAGTCTTCCTGGATCAGGGGAGGTTCCTGCACCACAACCTCCTGCATCACACAGGCTTTGAGGTCGTTGAGCTGCTGGTGGAGGTCATTGCAGAAGGAGTCTAGGAGAGTTGCATTCCAAGTAGCAGATGAGTCCTTTCTTGTGAAGAGGTTCAAGATCTGCTGGGTAAGGTCTCTCAGCACAAGGATGGCTTGAGCCTTCTGGACCTGTTGGGCATCCACATTCTCCAAATGGAATCCAAagtccttcctgtccttcaggCAGGAAAGAGGGGGGAGTCTTCTCAGTTGTTCCAGGAGTGTCAAGGCCCTCTTGTTCCTGAGGTTAGAAGTGTGAGGCAGGTGACATCCTAGAGAACACGCTGACCAGTAGCTCATCACTATCAGGATCACAAGGAAAGCACAGAGCCTAGCCATTGTGGGTCTTGTAGATGCCGATCACTCTCTGGGCTGTGTGTTCGAATCTTCTCCTCTAGGTTCTCTGAGAGCCTGCTGTGTACATCTATCTTAAATAGTGAGAAGCACAAGTTTCTCCTTTCCAAATACCCTCCCCTTGCTTTGCAattctcttttcactttctttaccTCACTCTCTGCTTGTGTCTGGGCTTCCTCCCCCCTCAGGCATGTGGGTTCCATCATTGCTTTCTCTTTCACTGCTGCCATCCAAAAGCTACTCTACAGTGTTTCTCTTTAAATTAGATTTAAATTGTCATTAACCACTATTCCACAGATACACAGTCTCTGTGTGAAAACTACACATCTACTGCAATCACAAATTTTCCCTTAtgactgtattttaaaattattatacttCATATTacaacctttttaaaatttatttatactatttacaaaaatatttctgtcaAAAAGTAGAGTATGGGATTAACTGgaaccagcaggatccagggatgcaggaaacCTGACCGACTGGTAGCACCAGTCTACCTTGGGCTCAAACGTGGTGGTCAGAGCTCTAGCATGGCCAGtatcttaggatcactgctgAGTAGGCcacaacatctattccaacaCCACCAGAACTGGATAGGACCAGCAGGATCAGGAGATGAAGAAAACCAGCCCAACCAGTGAATTGGGTTCCTTTCAGTCTGCACTGGTCTAGTTTG contains:
- the LOC110315179 gene encoding interferon alpha-4-like — protein: MARLCAFLVILIVMSYWSACSLGCHLPHTSNLRNKRALTLLEQLRRLPPLSCLKDRKDFGFHLENVDAQQVQKAQAILVLRDLTQQILNLFTRKDSSATWNATLLDSFCNDLHQQLNDLKACVMQEVVVQEPPLIQEDSLAVRIYFHRISVYLRKKKHSPCAWEVVRAEVWRALSSSAKLLARLSKEEE